The window TGGAGGCGCTGGTGGTTGTTCAAGTCGAACGGGTTCGATTTTCTTCGTTACTTCAACGCTATCGAATTTTGGTGTTTCACTTACGACAGGTATTGCTCGAGTGCGATCATCATCGAACAGAATGGCGAATTTCTTCTCATTAGCTCGTTCTGGTGATAACACAGTTAGCAAATCATCATACATTTCGTCCGCCGAATCGTATCGGTATGTAGCATCTTTCATAGTGGCTTTTAAGATAACATTTTCTACACTTTGCGGAATCGAAGGGTATACCTCTCTCACTGAAGGCGTTTCTTCCTGCAAGTGTTTTAACGCAATTGCAACTGCAGTATCCGCTGTAAATGGCAATTCACCTGACAGTAATTCGTAAAGTACGATGCCTAATGAATAGATATCAGACTTTTTCGTCGCCATTCCTCCGCGTGCTTGTTCGGGCGATAAGTAATGAACCGTACCAATGACTGAATTTGTTTTAGTATGCGCAGTTGCACTGAGTGCCATTGCAATGCCAAAGTCAGTGATTTTCACATTCCCATCCGGATCCATTAAAATATTCTGAGGCTTAACATCCCGATGGACGATTCCGTTATGATGAGCATTCGCAATTGCAGATACAATCTGCTGCATGATCGGCAAAGCTAGTTCGGGTGTTAAAGCCCCATTATCTTGGATGAACTTTTTTAAGGTTTGTCCTTCAATATATTCCATCACAAGGTAATGCAACTCATCCTCCTCGCCAACATCGAATATATCGACGATATGCGGGTGCGTAAGACTTGTTGCAGATAGTGCTTCACGTTTAAATCTTCTTTTCAGTGCCTCTTCATTTGCAAAATCATAATTAAGGACTTTTATTGCAACATCGCGGTCCAAGATGACATCATGCGCAAGATATACTTTCGACATGCCCCCGTCGCCAATATTCTTTACAATTTCATAACGGCCACCTATTCTAGATCCGATCATGTAGTAGTCGCCTCCACATCACTCGAGTCAACTAGAATAACGGAAATATTATCTTCTCCGCCCATTTTGTTCGCCAAATCTACAAGTTCTTCCGTCTTTTCACGCAATACGGAATCCGATAGGACTATTTCATGCATCAATTGCTGATTGACTTTATTACTTAAACCGTCTGTACAAATAAGCATGTACATGCCATCTTCGAGCTCGAGTGAATAAATATCCGGTACAATCTTTTTTTCCGAACCAATTGCTTTCATAATCCAGTTTCGCTGCGGATGCACTGCAGCCTCTTCTTCCGTAATTTCCCCGCTGTCAAGAAGTGCATTTACATAGGAATGGTCTCGTGTCACTTGACGCACGCTTTGTTCATCAATTACGTATACACGGCTATCTCCAGTATGCGAAATAAGACAAGAACGTCCACGGATGAGAGCGGCCTCAAGCGTCGTTCCCATTCCTTTATACTCCTCATTTTCACTAGCAAGTTTATAGAGTATGTCATTTACATGAATGACTGCTTCCTGTAGCCACTGTGCCCATTTATCTTCGTCTTCAATTTTTGAACTATCGAGTTCCATGAATTGCTCCCCGATTACTCTGACCGCAGTCGAACTGGCGAAATCTCCGCCGCGATGGCCGCCCATGCCATCTGCTATCACAGCAAGCATGGTGCCACCCGGAAGCGTGTATACAGCTGCACTGTCTTCGTTGACCGTTCTTTTCCTGCCGATATCCGTCAAGACTTCAAATTGCAATGTTCATTCCCCCTTTTTTGCATCTATATATTTTGAAATAAAGAACCCCATTGAATTCACTCCGGCGCTCGGGGATGCCTCCCGCCCAGTGTCCGGTTACTGACACCGAATAGTGCCTGCGCTCAGTTTATCGAGGTATTCATTTATCCAATTTATATAGTTATTCTGCCGACTTACCTATTTTCCGGAAAGCTGCAACAAAAAATCCATCGCTTCCAAAGTGTTGCGGAAGCACTTGAAGGGTATCGTTTTCAATCGCCAACTTCGGTTTGCCAGTCAGTTGTGTCAAAGGAATTTTCTCCATATCCGAATGGCGCTCCAGGAATCGTTCAACCATCCCCTGATTTTCGGTATACTCCACTGTACATGTGCTATAGACGATAACCCCGTCCGGTTTTATCAATTCACGGGCCGTGTCAAGAAGATCCGATTGAATGGCGGTCAACGCATTGAAATCAGCTTGTGTTTTATTGTATTTGATTTCAGGTTTCCTCCGAATAACCCCCAAGCCGCTGCAGGGAGCATCGACTAGAATCCGATCAAATGAAGATAGAGCGTACTGTTCCGTTAATTTTCGGCTGTCTCCACTTAATGCTTTGATTGACGATAGACCTAGTCTATTCGCATTCGCTTCAATAAGCTTCAATTTATGTTCGTGCAAATCGTGTGCGAATACTTCTCCCTTATCGTGCATCTTTTCAGCGATATGAGTCGTTTTACCACCCGGTGCGGCACACATATCAAGCACTTTCATGCCTGGCGACAAATTCAGGGCAAGGACGGGAAGCATCGAGCTCTCATCTTGTATAGTGATAAGTCCTTTTTTATAAGCTTCTGTATTTGCAGGATTGCCGCTTTCAGAAATGATACATTCTGGAACTACCTCGCCTTTTCTCACTTCAATTCCTTCTGATTCAAGTAAAGCAGTAACTTCCTCAGGTGTTGCTTTAGCTGTATTGACCCGGATAGTCATTGCTGCTGGATGATTATTTTCATGTGCCATGACGGCCGCTTCTTCTTCGCCAAATTGTTCGTTCCAACGCCTAATCAACCATTCTGGATGACTTGTTTCGATAGATGTTTTCAAACTGCCATCTTGCATCTCATCGAGTGAACGGACACCTTTGCGCAATACTGAACGAAGAATGCCATTAACAGTTGGTGCAATCCTCTTGTGGCCGCGTCTTTTCGCAATTTCAACCGCCTCATGGACCACCGCGTGCGGAGGGATTTTCGTTAAATAAACGATTTGATATAACGACAACCGCAGAAGTTCACGCACCCAGCCGTCCAATTTACCACGTACAAACGGCTCAAGATAATAATCAAGTGTCATACGGTGTTGGAGCGTACCATACGTCAATTCCGTTAATAAGCCTCGGTCTTTCGTTTCAATACCATACTTTTCAATTGTTCTGTGCAACAATAGATTGCTATAGGCTTGATGGTCATTTATTTCTATCAGTATCGAAAGGGCCGCATCTCGGACGTTGCCGTTCCATATTTTCTTTTTTGGTCTAGTATTCATTGGAAACGGTCCCCTTTACTCCATTTAGATCCGGTTCCGCGAATGAATTCATCCGCTGACATCCGTTTTTTTCCGGCTGGTTGAAGATCCGTTAATGCTACAGCAATAGTATCGCCCGCTTTCACGATAATACGATCACTTTCTATTTCAATAATCGTCCCTGGTAACGCACTGTCAGTTGTAGGGATTTTCTGACTCCACCAAATCTTTACGTTTTCACCTTGGAATACGGTATATGCAACCGGCCATGGATGGAGCCCCCGGATTTTATCATAAATAGCTTTTCCGCTCTCTGACCAATCAATCCGTTCTTGTTCCCGTGAAATGTTGCGCGCAAATGTCACGAGCGTTTCATCCTGAACGATTCGCTCATTTGTTTCATTTAAAATAGATGGCAGTGTCTCTTTAAGAAGAGTAGTCCCCGCCACAGATAATGCGGTAAACATGCTCCCCGTATGGTCTGTATCCGAAATGGGCACAGTTACTTGTGAGATAATATCGCCTGCATCGAGTTTTTCGACCATGTACATAATTGTGACGCCTGTTTCTGTTTCTCCGTCCATGATTGCCTGATGAATCGGAGCACCACCGCGATATTTAGGCAGTAAGGATGCATGTACGTTAATGCAGCCAAGACGGGGAACTTCTAACAGTTCCTTCGGTAAAATCTGGCCAAATGCCGCTGTGACGATTAAATCTGGTTTGAGCGCGATGATTTCCTGAAGCTCAACAGAACCTGTAAGCTTTTCAGGCTGAATAATCGGCAAGCCAAGCCGCAGTGCTTCAACTTTCACGGGCGGTGGTGTTAAAATACGTTTTCGTCCAACCGGTCTGTCCGGCTGAGTGACGACCGCTGCGATTGTATGCCCCTCAGCGTGCAGCATCGTTAGAACTGCTACTGAAAATTCAGGCGTTCCCATAAAGACAATCTTCGTCATCGCAGTTCACCTCCGCCGTTTTCACCTACTGCCTCTTCTTCAACCGTTTCTTCCAACTCCGACGGATCAACAACACGGATAATTTTCGAATCGAATAACACACCATTCAAATGATCAATTTCGTGGAGTATCGCCCGTGCTTCATAATCTTCTGCTTCGAGTTCGTAAAGAGAACCATCCCGTTCCTGGGCTTCAATGCGGACAAAGAATGGTCTTTCAACTTCGCCGAACAAATCAGGAAAACTGAGACAGCCTTCCACTTCTACTTCGGAACCTCCGGTTGCTGTCACGACCGGGTTTACCATCTCAATGACATCTTGTCCTTCACCCATATCGACGATGGCGACACGTACAGCCTCGCCAATTTGCGGCGCAGCAAGGCCTATGCCATCCGCCGCTACCATTGTATCGTGCATATCATCTAACAGCCTTGAAAGTTTTTTATCAAATTTCACTACTTCTATACATTGTTTTTGAAGTACCGGAGCCGGATGCTTCACAATTTCACGTATTGCCAAATCTATTCCTCTTTTCTGTCTTGTTATCTAAGATGTTTTAAAGCCCCGGACTGAGGATCGACTCTGACATGGAGATTCCACGTCTAGACTCCAGCGCCTAGCCCGGGCCCACACGAAGTGGGTTATGCAGGGGGAGGGATAGAACTACATCCCTCCTTGTTGCCACAGGACGTGGCGTCTTAGGTTGCGTTCCATTAAACAGGCGCTTGCGCTTTTGTCTAATAAATGGACGCTGGTTCTACGTCGACGGTCATTGTCAGACCTGCTTTTATCCAGTCCGTCCGGTAGTACTTAATGAGCTGTTGCAGTGTTTCTGTCAACTTGGGCTCTTTTTTGTATTTTATCAAACATTGGTAGCGATATCTATTGTTCACTCGACTGATGGCGGAAGCAGTTGGCCCGATGACAACTGTATCTGCTGATAAGTTCTGTTTTAGATAACGGGCACCCTTCTCAGCAAAGTCAGCTACTTTCAATAAGTCTTCATGTGTAAACTGAATAAGTGTGACGAAATAAAATGGAGGATAACCATATTGTCTTCTTGCCGCCATCTCCATATTGTAAAACGGCTCGTAATGCTGCGCTTTCGCCAAATCGATGGCATAATGCTCGGGTGAATAGGTCTGAATGAAAACTTCTCCGGGCAATTCGTGGCGTCCAGCCCGTCCACTTACTTGTGTCATCAATTGAAAGGTTTTTTCGGCGGCACGGAAATCAGCAAGATGCAGTGTCGTGTCTGCTGCGAGCACACCGACGAGTGTAATATTTGGGAAATCGAGCCCTTTTGCAATCATTTGCGTGCCGAGTAAAACATCCGCTTTTCCTTCACTGAACTGCCTAAGCAGCCGTTCATGTGAACCTTTTTGTCTCGTCGTATCGACATCCATTCGGAGGACTCGTGCTTCTGGAAACATTTTTGCAATTTCTTCTTGTGCTTTTTGAGTCCCCGTTCCGAAAAACCGAATATGTTCACTTTTACATTCCGGACAAACAAGCGGTACCCGTTCTTCATGACCGCAATAATGGCATTTCAGCTGTTCGTGTGCACGGTGATACGTCAGCGAAATATCACAATTTGGACATTCAACGACCGTACCGCAATCCCTGCAAAGGACAAAGGATGAAAAGCCGCGCTTATTCAGGAATAGGACAATTTGCTCTTTCTTCTCCAATCGAACGCGGATCGCTTCCGCAAGCGGCAATGAAAACATCGAACGATTGCCCGTCTTCAATTCTTCCCTCATATCAACAACCGTTACAGCAGGAAGTGCCTGTTCTTTTGGACGCTTTGTCAGCGTTAACAATGTATATACGCCTTTTGACGCCCGTGCATATGATTCCAGTGATGGTGTTGCACTGCCAAGAATGACGGGACAATTGTAGTATTCTGAACGCTTAATGGCAACATCCCTTGCATGGTAACGTGGCGTATCATCTTGCTTATAAGTGGACTCATGTTCTTCATCCAAAATGATAATGCCTATATTTTCAAAAGGAACGAATATTGCCGATCTTGCACCGACGACAACTTTTACCTCACCCCGTTTTATTTTCCGCCATTCATCGTACTTCTCACCAGCGGATAACCCGCTATGCATCACCGCAACGAGCGAACCGAAACGTTCTTTGAAGCGTGATGTCATTTGGGGCGTCAAGGAAATTTCCGGAACAAGGACAATTGCTTCTTTACCTGTATCCAACACACGTTTGATGGCGCGTAAATACACTTCTGTTTTCCCGCTACCTGTAACGCCGTGAAGAAGGAATGTCTCCGCTTTTTGGCCGTCTGACGAAGCCGCGATGTAATCAAGTGCAGTCTGCTGTTCGTCAGTTAAATGTTCGGGAATTGCTGTATCTTTCAGTTGAGGTGCATCAGGTTCACGATATACTTCAGTAAATTCCTCGAAACCCGCACCTCTTTCGATAACCGCTTTCAATACAGCTGGCTGAATCCCGGATTGTTCCATCAATTGTTTCGCACTGATTGTCTGTCCTGCACGTTCAATCATCCAATGGATTAATTCCACTTGTTTTTTAGCATTTGAGTGAATGGTTTCTAGCAATCCACGAAGTGTCGCTTCATCTGCCATACGGATCATTCGTAATTTTTTAATTGCAGTTTGCTGTCTTACAGCAGTATCAACACTGACAATCTCCTGACTTGCATAGGTTTTCAACATCCTCATCAATTCAGACGTGTCCACTTCTTTCATTGGAATTCGTTTCCTGCCCGCCAAAAAAGCGATAAAGTCCTCGTCTTCAATCCGTTCCGGTTCTTCAACGATGATGAACTTTTCATATTTTGCCCGCATTGCAGCAGGCAACATCACTTGAAGGGCATCTATTTCATATGACAATGTCTCAACCGCAAGCCAGCGGGATAAATCGAGCAATTCATCAGAAATTACCGGATCTAAGTCAATTAGTTCATCAATCGGTTTAATCTTCCCGAATGCAAGTTCGCTCTCTTCTTTTAGTCTTGTTACATAGCCAAGCACTTTCCGTGGTCCGAATGGTACTTTCACGCGTATCCCGGGCTCGATAACCGATTCTAACTTTGCTGGCACAAGGTAATCAAACGGCCTATCGATTGGATAAGCCGCTACATCTACAATCACTTCAGCGATCATTTAGCTGATCACTTTCTTCTTGTATAATTGTTTCAAGCAACAGGATGGCTAGGTCTTTTTTTGGCATTGCTTGGAACGGCTTATTCGTTCCGTACTTCGAAAGTAGTGTCACGACATTCGTATCCTTCCCGAATCCCGCATCCGGATCGGTCACGTCGTTGATAATAATGTAATCCAGGTTTTTCCTCTTCAGTTTATCCATGCCATAGCCAACTGCATTTTCAGTCTCAGCTGCAAAGCCGACAAGGATCTGGTCAGTCTTCATCGAACCAATCGTTTTCAAAATATCAGTCGTCCGTTCGAGTTCAATAATCGAGTCCCCCGATTGTTTTTTCATTTTCTGCGGATGGATATCTCTCGGACGATAGTCTGCGACAGCGGCAGCCTTGATGACAATCGAGGCTTCATCAAATCGGTCACGTACTGCTTCGAACATCTCCGCTGCACTTTCTACATCAATGACTGTCACTCCCGCCGGTCTGTCCAACCCGACCGGACCAGAAATAAGTATGGTAGTAGCACCTAGCGCTGTGGCGGCTTCTGCCATTGCATAGCCCATTTTGCCGCTCGAAAAATTCGACACATAACGTACCGGATCAATTCGTTCCCGTGTCGGTCCTGCAGTGATTAAAACTTTCTTCCCGGAAAGCGGCAAATGTTTTGGTGTTGTGAACCGGTCTGTGATCAGTTCCACAATCTTCTCAGGCTCTTCCAGACGCCCTTTCCCTACATATCCGCATGCCAAAAATCCTTCAGAGGGTTCAATGAATTTATAACCATCTTCATGCAGCACACTAATATTGCGGATAACCGCTTTATTTTCATACATATGAACGTTCATGGCCGGTGCAATCCAAACTTCGGCTTGAGTGGCCAGAAGAGTTGTCGTTACCATATCGTCTGCAATTCCGTGCGCAAGTTTACCAATAACATTCGCTGTAGCAGGAGCAACAACTACTAAATCCGCCCAATCTGCTAAATCAATATGTGCAATGACACGGGAATCTTTTTCATCGAATGTATCAAAAAAAACATCGTTCCGCGACATTGCCTGAAACGTAAGCGGGGTGACAAATTCCTTTGCCGATGCAGTCATAATGACTTTCACATCCGCTCCCGCCTGCGATAACTTACTAACAAGTGCAACAGCTTTATAGACCGCGATGCCGCCAGTTACACAAAGGAGGATTTTTTTATTCAGCAACACTATCTCATCCCTTCTAAAATGACAAACTCCCAAAGAAAAACTCGTTTCTAAGGGAGTATCACGTTTACTTATAATAATATGAAAAGCGTAAGGAGCCGGTTTAGACGCGACAGGCATAAGACGGACCGGCGAAGCGGCATCATTTGCCGTGTAGCTGGGTCGACTTATGACCCGAGCGTCTGGCGACTGAAGCCTAGACACCATTCCAAGTCGAAAAACCCTAATGTCTTTTAAGTTCAAAAGTTGATGGTCTAATTATACTTCGTCTTCGTAAATGATTGAGTCGTCAGTCTTTTGTTTAGACAACATGCCTGCCGCCACTTCTTCAAGTGCTTTGCCGACATTCTTTTTCGATGTATAAGAAGGTAGCAGTTTAGTTCCTTCTTCTTGCATTTGACGCGCCCGTTTTGAAGCAAGTGTTACGAGTGTGTATTTTGAATCAATTTTTTCCTTCAAAGAATCGATTGATGGAGTTAACATTGTTTATTCCCCTCTCAGCATACCTAAATAGATTTTTTCAACACGTTCTCTGCGGCAATGTTCTGCGGTGACAATGGCATTGATACGATCACAAGCATTAGTTACTTCATCGTTTTCTACGACGTAATCGTACAAATTCATCATTTCAAGTTCTTCACGCGCTTTCAAGATACGTGATGCAATGACTTCGGCTTCTTCAGTACCTCTTCCTACAAGTCGGTCTTCAAGTTCCGACAAACTTGGCGGGGCAAGGAAAATAAATAACCCATCTGGAACTTTGGCGCGGACTTGCGCTGCTCCTACAACCTCAATTTCGAGGAATACATCTCTGCCAGCGTCAAGCGTCGCATTGACATAATCAAGCGGAGTACCGTAATAATTGCCCACATACTCGGCATATTCTAGCAGCTTATCTTCCTCAACCAACCGTTCGAATTCATCTCTCGATTTGAAGAAGTAGTCAGTTCCATCCACTTCACCTTCGCGGGGACTTCTCGTCGTCATCGAAATCGAGTATTCATAGTTCGTATCAGGTTGTGTAAAAAGCTCTTTTCGAACCGTCCCTTTGCCTACACCAGAAGGTCCGGACAGGACAATCAGAAGCCCACGTTGTTTGTACATGCAATCCCTCTTCTTATTTAATATGAATTTATAGTGAAGCTTCGGCACAATCATGCCGGCTCCGATCGTTATTGTTTGAAACAATCTGTTCATATTATACCATATATGCCCCTTGGAGTGCTAAAATGGGGAAAACGATTTGAAAGAGGAATCCTAATGGCATTTGATGGTTTATTTACAACGGCGATGGTGCAGGAGTTACAAGTCTTGAAAAATGGACGCATTTCTAAAATCCATCAGCCAAACGCACAAGAAGTCGTATTCCTTATCCGAGCAGACGGTAAGAATCAAAAACTTCTTATTTCAACTCACTCAGCGTATTCACGCATCCAACTGACAGAAGAAGCAATTACGAACCCTTCTGAACCGCCTCTATTTTGCATGGTTCTGCGTAAACATCTAGAAGGCGGTTCAATTACATCTATCGGTCAATTCGGTACAGATAGAATTATTACGATAGACATCAAAGCAAAAAATGAAATTGGGGACGATATTAACAGACGATTGTATGTCGAGATCATGGGCAGACACAGTAACCTGCTACTCGTAGACCCCGACCGTATGATCATTATCGAAAGTATGAAACACTTACCGCCATCAGTAAATAGTTACCGGACAATATTACCGGGGCAACCTTTCATACCCGCTCCCCCGCAGGATAAAATCAATCCCTTTGCGATCACAGAGGAACAGTTTCGCGGGTTGCTACCGGAGCTGGAAAGTACACGGGACATCGTCCAACGATTTTCAGGCTTTTCACCAGTTAATGCTGAAGAATTATTATATCGCTTGAAAAATGCTTCGGCCGCGGATCAATTCATCGTTTTCACATCTCTTCTTGGTTCGTTTAAAGGAATAGATAGCACGCCAAATATTTCAGAAGTCGGAACAAAAACCGTATTTTCTGCAACTACACTGACCCATGCAGATAAGACGATTGCTGAATATCAAACCCTTGGTGATTTGCTGGATAAAGTGTACTTTGCAAGGGCTGAAAGAGAGCGTGTAAAGTCGCAAGCAGCAGATCTTGAACGTTGGTTAGACAACGAGATTGCCAAGTTGAATTTAAAAGTGAAGAAACTTGTTAAAGAAAAAGAGGCAGCTGGGAAGCTGGATACATTCCAGCTCTATGGTGAACTGCTTACTGCAAATAGCTATGCCATTGAAAAAGGGGCAACGGAAGCAACTGTCGCGAATTATTATGATGAAGGCACAACGGTTACCATTCCGCTTGATCCGAGAAAGTCACCAATCGATAACGCCCAACGTTTTTACACGCGGTATTCGAAAGCGAAAACTGCACTTATCATGATTGCTGAACAACTTGAAAAGGCAGCAGATGATATTGCCTACTTTGAAATGATTAAACAGCAAGTAATGCAAGCATCCCCTATAGACATCGCAGAAATACGTGAAGAACTGGCGGAACTTGGTTTTCTGAAGGCTCGTAAGTCGAAAAAGAAACTTAAACCGAAAAAACCAGTACCTGAAACATATGTATCGTCTGCAGGCGTGAAGATCTCCGTCGGCAAGAACAATAAGCAAAATGACTATTTAACGTTTAAAATTGCATCCAGAGAACAAACTTGGCTCCATACAAAAGATATCCCTGGATCACACGTCGTCATCCATGATGCGCATCCTGACGAAGAAACAATTCGTGAGGCCGCAATCCTTTCTGCCTATTTCAGTAAAGCCCGCGGATCTTCAGCTGTAGCAGTTGACTACACTGAAGTTCGGCATGTTAAAAAGCCGAACGGTTCGAAGCCGGGCTTTGTTATTTATTTTGAGCAGAAGACGATTTTAGTAGACCCAGATGAGGATGTAGTAATGAAACTGCGTAAATAAAGAAGTGCTATTCCACACTGATGATATCTATCGTGGAATAGCATTTTCTATTTTATAAACTAATAGGGTACTTGGTCAGAGACGTGCAATAACTTCCGACAATTCACTTTGACACGTATTCACTTTTATCGATTCTATGATAATCAGATAGTTGAATCACTCGAACGTTGCCTGTGTTCAGCTCATGATAAATCCCTCTGCTATCCCGAAACGAAATGTATTGGTCCCGCTCGCTTCGAATCAGCTCCTCTGCTGCTTCTTGAGACTCCATATGAATAAATCTTCTGATATAATGCTCTTCATCAAAGAAGTATGTGATTTTAAATTCTTTCATACTATCTACCTCCCGATTTTCATAAGTAGGATAAATCCTTCAACGAACCCAGCCCATTTTCAGTAAGGTTTCTACACTTACTCTGAAATTTCAGCCTGTCCATTTCTCAGCATCCCTATTCTTCAATTTCCGAAAACCACCATCAAAAAACGAACTTCGAAACTATGATACACTTAATTCGGGTAATGAATGGCTGATGGCAAACAGTCCAGATCATTGGGGAATTGTAACATTCAGGTTAATCAGCGGTCTGTATATATTTCTATAATAGAGGGAGGGTTACTGTTGACGATAGATGGACCAATCAAAAAATATGATGAACTGCCTGACATGAGAGAGTTTATAGTTTTATTGGATAGTACACAAGGACTTGTATTCCAGAAGTAAACGATTCAAACAACAGCAAATTCTAGTAAAACTCCCCCTATAACAGCAAGTTCTTTATCCAATGATTCTATAAAGAATTGCTCTCTCTATCATTCTTCTTTAATGAGGGCGTAATATCCCTCCCTTCTGGCGATTAATACATACACCCAATATGCTGCTTTATGCCCGATTCATTTTTAATCCGGATAACTGGAAAAACTGAGGAGGAACTAAGAACATGACACTTTTCAAAAAAGTAACTGGACTTGGAACGGTTGCACTTTTGGCACTTGGACT of the Sporosarcina sp. FSL K6-1508 genome contains:
- a CDS encoding Rqc2 family fibronectin-binding protein, which produces MAFDGLFTTAMVQELQVLKNGRISKIHQPNAQEVVFLIRADGKNQKLLISTHSAYSRIQLTEEAITNPSEPPLFCMVLRKHLEGGSITSIGQFGTDRIITIDIKAKNEIGDDINRRLYVEIMGRHSNLLLVDPDRMIIIESMKHLPPSVNSYRTILPGQPFIPAPPQDKINPFAITEEQFRGLLPELESTRDIVQRFSGFSPVNAEELLYRLKNASAADQFIVFTSLLGSFKGIDSTPNISEVGTKTVFSATTLTHADKTIAEYQTLGDLLDKVYFARAERERVKSQAADLERWLDNEIAKLNLKVKKLVKEKEAAGKLDTFQLYGELLTANSYAIEKGATEATVANYYDEGTTVTIPLDPRKSPIDNAQRFYTRYSKAKTALIMIAEQLEKAADDIAYFEMIKQQVMQASPIDIAEIREELAELGFLKARKSKKKLKPKKPVPETYVSSAGVKISVGKNNKQNDYLTFKIASREQTWLHTKDIPGSHVVIHDAHPDEETIREAAILSAYFSKARGSSAVAVDYTEVRHVKKPNGSKPGFVIYFEQKTILVDPDEDVVMKLRK